In the genome of Methylococcus sp. EFPC2, the window TCCGGCGGGTAGAGTCTGACCTCTTCTTCGTGGAACAAGCGATACAAAAGGGCTTCGCCCGGCAGTTGGAGCAACTCGCATTCAGACACGGTGTCGGCCAGCAGGGCGATGCGGTTCCAGTCGTCGCGGCTGCCGTGCTGCGAGGGGAGCTCCTGGATAAACAGGCCGGCGACCCGCTTGCCGTCGGCCGCCAGCCACAGCCGGGTGGCCAATTGTTCCGACTGGCTGAAATAGCTTTGTAAGGCGTGCGCCAGACTGTCCCCTTCCAGGCCGACGATGCCTTGATAGGGCTCCGCACCTTCCTGTTTGACGGTGAGGACCAGTCGTCCGGGGCCAAACACCTCGGCCAGCGAGGCATCCGGCACCTCCGCTCCCCATTGCGCCAATCCCCGGATGGTGCGTTCATGGGTACATTGGGCCACCAGAGTATGCAGTGGACCCTGGCCTTGCACCTGCAATATGAGCGACCCTTCGAACTTGATGGTGGCCGATAGCAGAACCACGGCGGCCAGCGCTTGTCCTAGCTGTTTGGCGACGACCGGGGGATAGGGGTGGCGCTCCAGCACGGACTGCCAGTTCGCATCCAGATGCACCCATTCGCCGCGTACGCCGATATTCTCGAAGGTGAAACGCCGAAAACTGTCTTGTTCGCTCATTTAATCAGGCATGGAAAGTTCGAACGAGGCGGCGGATTATAAGACGTTTTCGCCGCCCCGATTGCTTTACCCCGCCGACTTGGAGGATATGCCCGTGAAGCATTTGAGTATGCCCGACCCCTCGCTGGCCCTGCCGGGGCGAGCAGAGCCCATGCCGGTACCGGAGCTTCATGCGGTTTCCGGACATCGGATGCTGCCCCCATGGCCCGATAATCTGGAACAAGCGATGTTCGGCCTCGGCTGTTTCTGGGGTGCGGAGCGCCTGTTCTGGCGCCAGCAGGGCGTCTATCTGACGGCCGTGGGCTATGCTGGCGGCTTGACGCCGAACCCGACCTATCAGGAAGTGTGCAGCGGTCTAACCGGCCATGCCGAAGTCGTATGGCTGCTGTTCGATCCGGCGATCATTTCCTACGAGTCCTTGCTGCGCCTGTTCTGGGAGAGCCACGATCCGACCCAGGGCATGCGGCAGGGTAACGACATCGGTACCCAATACCGCTCAGCCATCTATGCCTACGGCGAAGCGCAACTCGCGGCGGCGAAAGCCTCCCGGCAAGCGTTTCAGGTCTCGCTGCATCAGGCCGACCTGGGCGCCATCACCACGGAAATCGGTCCGGCACCCCGCTTTTACTACGCCGAGCCCTATCATCAGCAATACCTGGCGAAAAACCCGAACGGCTACTGCGGCCTGGGTGGACTGGACATCCCCTGCCCGGGATTCTGAGCCGGTCGATTTGAAGCCGGGCAAGGGCATCGCTATGATCGGTCTTTCCTTCAGAATCTACCGAATTCCATGCGTCTATCGATTTTTCCCCTCTTAGGACTGCTTGCCCTTGCTGGCTGCGCCACCAGTCCATTGGGTCGCACGCAGTTCGCCGTGCTGCCGGACGAGCAAATGGCGGTCATGGGCGATCAGGCCTTCGTGAACCTCAAACGCAACCAGGCCTTGGAGCGGGATAGCCGCACCAACGCCTACGTGACTTGCGTGGCGGAAGCCGTGGTACGGCAGGTCGGCGGGCAGTGGGAAATCGCCGTATTCCAGGATCCGTCACCCAACGCTTTCGCACTACCCGGGGGCAAACTGGGCGTACACAGCGGCATATTGGCGGTGGCCACCAATCAACACGAATTGGCCACGGTCATCGCCCACGAAATCGCCCATGTACTGTCCCGCCACACCAATGAACGAGTGTCTCAGGAACTCGCGCTGAAACAGGGCTTGAGTGCGGTTCAGGCTGTCGCCGACCCGGTTTCGCCTACCGGCCAGGCGCTGATGGGACTGCTGGGCGTCGGAGCCGAGTACGGCATCCTGATGCCTTACAACCGTTTGCAGGAAAGCGAAGCGGATTTGCTGGGCCTGGACCTGATGGCGCGGGCGGGATTCGACCCGTCACAGAGTCTGGCCCTGTGGCAGAACATGGATAAGGTGTCAGGCGCTCAGCCCGTGGAATTTCTCTCGACCCACCCGTCTCACGCGACCCGCATGCAGGATTTGCAGCGCCGCATCCCGAATGCCACGGCGCTGAGCCGGCAAGCGCAGGCCAACGGACTGGTCCCCCGCTGCGACGATTTACGCACACGGTAAGGCCGACTCGGCTCGGTGAATGATGGACTGGAGATTTTTCCGGGCGGCGGAAAAAGAGATGCAGGGTTAAAAAACCCTGCATATCAAAGAGGAGGATTTGAACACACAGCTCGTGCGTCAGTCACTTGACTGGGTTAACCCTGCAAGTTGGTATCAATACTAGCAGGGGAAAATAGGCTCAGGAATGTGGCAAATTGTCGCGCGTGTCAACTCCTAAGCGAAAAAATATGGAAGCGGGATAAAACGCCCCTCTAAAAATAAATAGGAAAATCAGCGCACAATTCCCGTCGGAATCCGGCTGCGATGGGCCGCCGCGAAAAACCGGGCGCAAGACCTTACACCGCGGGAAGGTCGCATAATGTGACAAATTGCCGCGGCACCCACGACGACCTTAATTGCTAGAATCGATCCATGAATATGGAGCCCCTGCCCAATATCCCCTTTTCCTACGCCACCGATAACTCGGCGCGCAAGAATCTGCGCTGGCTCTTCGTGCTGCGTAACCTGATGCTACTCGCGGAGATACTGACCGTATTGATCAGCGTCTACGGCCTGGACATTCAGCTTCACCAAGCCGCTTTGACCGGCATCATTACGGTGGGGGGGCTGCTCAACTGGTACACCTGGCTGCGCCTGAGCGACGAGCGCCCGGTCACCGATATCGAGCTGTTTGCCCAACTCGGCTGTGATGTACTCACGATTACCGCCATCCTTTATTACACCGGTGGTGCCACCAACCCCATCGCCTGGTTCTTTCTGCTCCCCCTGATCATCGCCGCCACCGTCCTGCCGCAAGCCTTCACCTGGTATATGGTGGTGTTCGCCTCCTCATGCTACACGGCGCTGATGGGGTTTTACGAACCCTTGCCCAAGATCGTCCCCATGACCTTGGCGGACGATGCACCCGCCCACTTGCACCTGATGATGGAGCATCACGACATCCAATTGCACGTGTTCGGCATGTGGTTCGGCTTCGTATTCAGCGCGGTCCTGGTAGCCTATTTCGTCGTTGGCATGGCCGACACCCTGCGCGAACGCGAGCGCAAGCTTTCCGAAGTGAGGGAGCAGGCCCTGCGCAACGAGCGCGTCGTGGCACTGGGCACACTGGCCGCCGGGGCCGCCCACGAGATGGGAACGCCCCTGGGCACCATGGCCATATTGATCCGCGAACTGGAACGCGAATACGAAGAGTCCGACTCGGACGTCCTGGTCAAGAAAATGCGCATCCTCCGGGAGCAGGTCAACCGCTGCAAGGAGGCGCTTTCCGTCATGTCGGCCTCCGCCGGCGAATTGCGGGCGGAATCGGGCCACGTGATGCCTTTGCCGCGTTATATCGATGAAGTGGTTGAGAGCTGGAAACTGCAGCGCATCAAGGTGAAACTGGAGGTCTACGCCCAAGGCGTCAAGCCGCCGCCGTCCATACTCGCCGAACGGACCCTCACTCATGCCCTGGTCAACATACTCAACAACGCCGCCGAGGTTTCGCCGGAAGGCATCGAGTTCCGGGCTCGCTGGCAAAGAGACCAGGTCATCCTCGAAATCTTGGATGAGGGGCCCGGCATCGCCCCCACCGTTTCCGCCAACCTGGGCAAGGCTCCAGTTTCCAGCAAGGAGCACGGTTTGGGCGTGGGCCTATTTCTGGCTTTTTCCACCATCGAACGACTGGGCGGGCAGATCGAAATGCTGGACCGCCCCAATCACACCGGTACTTTAACCCGTATCACCCTGCCGCTGGCGGGTTCAGGTGAACAGCTATGAGCACAGACATTTCGGAACATCCGCGCCTGCTCTTGGTGGACGACGACGAAACCTATTGCATGGTGCTGGAACAAGCCTTGGCCAACCGCCACTATGAAGTACACGTCGCCCATGATGTCGAGAGCGGTATTGCCTTGGCCGAGAAGATAGAGCCGGAATACGCGGTGGTCGACCTACGTATCGGCTTCGATTCCGGGCTCGCCCTGGTCAAGCGTCTGGTGGAGTTGGACGGCAACACCCGCATCGTCATCCTGACGGGTTATGCCAGCATCGCCACTGCCGTGGAAGCCATCAAACTCGGCGCCATCCATTACCTGACCAAACCGGCCGATGCCGACGAAATCGTCGCCGCCTTCCACAAGGAAACCGGCGACGACCGCGTCGAAATCAAGGAAAAACCCTTGTCGGTCAAGCGCCTGGAATGGGAACACCTGCAGAAAGTGCTGGTGGAGCATTTAGGCAATATCTCCGCCGCAGCCCGCGCCTTAGGCATGCACCGCCGCACCCTGCAGCGCAAGTTGGAAAAACGGCCGGTCAAGGATTGAGACTCTAGCGCTATTCGAGGCTCAGGATGAATTGCCATTGACCCTCGCTGACCGGCATAACGGACAGCCGATTGCCGCGGCGGACCAAGGCCAAGCCCTCCAATTCTGGACGATCCTTCAATTCGCTCAATGAAATCGTGCGCTCGAGCTTGCGCACGAACTGAACGTCCACCATGAACCAGCGCGGCTTGGCCGGGTCGCTCGCCGGGTCGTAATGTTTGTCATTCGGGTCGAAGGCCGTATGATCCGGATAAGCGGAGCGCGCCACCCGGGCGATACCCACCACGCCCGGCGTCTCGCAGTTGGAATGGTAGAACAGCACCTGGTCCCCGGGCTGCATCTCGTCCCTCATCATGTTGCGCGCCTGGTAGTTGCGCACCCCGTCCCAATGCTCGGTCTGCCCCGGCCGCTTTTCCAGGTCGTCGATGCCGAACTCGCCGGGCTCCGACTTCATGAGCCAGAATTTCATATCAACCCCTCTGTGTTTACTGATGCTGCCCCGGCGCCGGCCCGCGACGCCATCGACGCGATTTCGTTAAAACGAGCGGACGGTGTGCTTGACCACACCCCAGATGACCAAATCCATCCCGTCGCGGATTTCCAGCGGCCGAAAGGCGGGATTTTCCGGCATCAGCCAGATGCGCCCGTTTTCGACCTTGAGTCGTTTCACGGTCAGTTCGCCGTCCACCACGGCAACCACGACCGCCCCCGGCTTGGGCTCCAGTGCGCGATCGATCACCAGCAGATCGCCGTCGAAAATCCCGGCCCCTGTCATGGACTCGCCTTGCACCCGCACAAAAAAGGTTGCGGCCGGATGATGGATCAGCTCCTCATGCAGATCGATACTGTCTTCCAGATGATCGTCGGCCGGGGAAGGCAAGCCCGCCGGCACCCGCGAACCGAACAGCGGGAGATGCTGTTCCCGGTGCGACAGCGAAGGCAAACGCGCGTCGGGAGGCGGGGTTTTCATACGGCCCGCCAACCAGGCGCGCACCACGGGCAACAGGGACACCGGCACGCGGATCAATTCGGTAGGCTCGCTATAACTGCCCGTGCCTGGTTTACGCCCGGCGCCGGCTCGCTTGCCGCCGCGCGGGGAAGAGGTGGGTTCGGACATCGGGAATTCTCCAGGCTTGCGGTTTTTGGATTATTGTACAACAATCAAACCGTACCGGGGAGCAGCCTCCGCCGAGGCCGGCACCCCGCCCCTCACATCATACCGGAGTAGATCCATGTTGCAGCGTATTCCCCTAGCCATGCTTTCCGCCCTCCGCGCTTTCCGTGCCTCCCTGTCGCCTCAGCCCCTGGGCCCGGTGCGCCCGGTATGGGACAACGGCGTCAATTACGACGTGCCGACGTTCTTGCGGCGCGGCGCGGCCTAGGTCATGTAAATGTGGGACGCGCTCACCGGTCCGCTCGGTGGCCGGCATCAGGCCGCCGCGGCCGTGTGGAACTGCATGCGGTTGAGCTCGGTGTAATAGCCGTTGGCGGCCAGCAATTCCGCGTGGCTGCCTTGTTCGACGATGCGGCCCTCGCGCATGACGAAGATGCGGTCGGCGTTGTGTATGGTCGACAGGCGGTGTGCGATAACCAGGGTGGTGCGGTTTCGCATCAGCGCTTCCAGGGCCTGCTGCACGTAGCGCTCGGACTCGGCGTCCAAGGCCGAGGTCGCCTCGTCCAGGATCAGGATGGGTGCGTTCTTCAGCAGGGCGCGGGCGATGGCGATGCGCTGGCGCTGGCCGCCGGACAGCACCACGCCGTGCTGGCCGACCTGGGTATCGAAGCCCTGCGGCAGTTCCTCGATGAACGACAAGGCATAGGCCGCCCTGGCGGCTTCGCGGATCTGCTCCGGAGTGACGGCCCCGCGGGAACCGTAGGCGATGTTGCTGGCCACCGTATCGTTGAACAGGGTGACTTCCTGGCCGACATAGGCGATATGGCTGCGCAGGTTGTCCAGACTGAATTCGCGGATGTCGCGACCATCGATGTATATGCGGCCCGTGGTGGGCTCGTACAGCCTGGGCAACAGGCGGATCAGCGAGGTCTTGCCGCTACCGGACTGCCCCACCAGGGCGATGGTCCGCCCGGCCGGCACCTCCAGGCTGACACCGTCCAGCGCCTTCTCCGCCCGTTCGCCGTAGGCGAGGACGATGTCGCGGTACTCGATGCGGCCTTGGACGGTGTCCAGTTCCAGCGAGCCGGTGTCGATCTCGCGCTCCAGATCCAGCATGCGGAAGATGCTGTCGCCGGCCGCGATGCCGCGCTGTATGTTGCCCAGCGAATTGGTGAAGCGTTTGACCGGACTCTGCATCATGGCCATCGCGGCGACGAATGAGATCAGGCTGCCGGGCGTGATGCCGGCGCGCACCGAATCGATGGAGATCACGAACAAGATCGCCGCGAAGCCGCACATGTAAATGAACTGGATGACCGCGCCGCTCATGGCGTCGGTCGCGATCAGCTTCATCTGGCGCTTCTGGTTGCGCTCGTTTTCCTTGCCGAATTTTTCCGTTTCATAAGACTTGCCGTTGAATACCTTGACGATGCGCTGGGCGTCGATCACCTCCTGGGTCACGTGCCCCACGCTGCCCATGGATTCCTGGATGCGCATGCTGATGCGGCGGAAACGCTTGGAGATCTTGCGGATGCTGAAGCCGAGCAGAGGCGCCACGACCAGGAAGATCAGGGAAAGCTGGATGTTCTCGTACATCATCAAGGCGGTCAGGCCTATCATGCTGAGGCCGTCCTTGAGCATGTTGACCAGGCCTACGGTCATCGCATTGGCGACCTGTTCGGTGTTGTAGAGCAGCTTGGACAGCAGTTCGCCCGAGGAGGCCTTGTCGAAGAAGCCGCTGGGCAGATTGAGCAATTGGTCGAACAGCTTACGCCGCATGTCGGCCACGATGCGGCGCCCGACCCAGCCGGAGCAATATTCGCCGGCATATCCGGTAACTCCGCGCACCAGCGAAAGCGCGATAAGGATGTAAGGCGCCGCGCGCAGGATTTCCGGGTCCTGGTCGATGAAACTGCCGTCTATCAGCGGCTGGAGCAACTTGGCGAACGCCGGCCCCAGCATGGAATAGACGATCATCGCGACGACCGAAACCGAAAACACCTTCCAATAGGGGCGGCTGTATTGCAAAAGGCGCCTGTAGATGGCGAAGCCGTCGATTTCGGTGGGGGAAGACTGGGAACGGGGCATGCGAGTAGGTTTGAAGATATTGCTTAAGAACGGGACGCTTACGACGTTAAGGCTCAGTCCACCGACGGCAGCATTTCGACGCCGACCTGGGAGAAAACCTGCGCCATATCCTCGCGCTCCCGGTCAGACTTGAACTGGACGAGATCCCAGCCAAAGGCTGCCACGCGGGTATCCGGTCCGTAGATCTGCCGCGCGAACAACAAGGCCGACGAGCGCACGCCGACGACGAAATCGTAATGCGTGTGACTCATGTAACTTTCGATGGGCTCGTCGAGGGTCAACAATGTGTCGCCGGACTGCTTTAGCTCCAGGCGCGGGTCCCTGGGATGGCCCTTGTAATCGACCATCTCCACGCCCCGATCCGCCAGCCAGCGGTGGATGCGCTCGGTCAGGCGCGGCAGGTCCGCCTCGGCGAGCAGGCTATTGCCGGTCAAGGGCTGGCCGATGACCAGGGCGCGCGGGCCGGACGAGCGGGTCGCATCGCCGGACGGCTCGACCAGGGGCGGCAGCACCACGACTTTATCGGCCGGGTATTCGTGCGGCAGTCCCGGCAACGTGTAGATGCGATCCACGAAAGGGGCGTCCGAACCGATGCGGTCCCCGGAGAAGCACCAGTAATCCAGCTCCGGCGATACCAGGCGGCGCGCCTTGCGCACGAAATGGGTGAAGTGCTTCCAAAGACTCAGGGGATAACGGCGGATGCTGATGAGACCATCCGGCAATATGCGGGCCGACAGCTTGGTCGCACCGGTCAACCGTGGCAAACCGCGCAGGAAATAGTTGGTGCCCTCGGCGTCGAACACTGGGGCATGCAGGTGGATGACATCGCAAGGCCCCACCAGTGCTGCGACATTACGCAGATTTTCCAGCAGGCGGCGATGCTGCCCGAAGAGGCCGGGCAGCGGCCTCTTGCGCGGCCAGGGCAGGAAATAAACGGCGTCCCAATCCTCTTTGCGCACGATGGCTTCCACGCCGCGCTGGTAATAAAGCAGGACTTGCCGCCCCTCGCGCTCGAAATCCTTGGCGATCCGTTTCACCGCCAGGTAGTGCAAGGGCGACGCCACGCAGTACACGTTGACTTGGGCATGAAACTCGCCGCTTGGAGGCATGACTTTGATATCGGGTTCGCGAGACATCTTTCAGACTTTTTGCGGTGCGTCGAAGCGGTATCGATGCCCGTAGGCAAGGCCGCCCGCGAATAGGATCAACTGCCAGCCGTGCTGAAAATAGATGAGGCTGATGGAGAAATTATTCAGGACGATGATGGCGAACGTGCCCATCAGGCCCGCGAATAGCGCCGTTCCGTGCGGCAAAATGGTTGGCAGCTCCCGCGCCGCCCGATAAACGACGAGGGCTGCCGCGGCATAAAATGCCACGCCTATGAGGCCGGTGCGCACCAGCAGTTCCACCATGCCGTTGTGCAACTGCACGTTGTCGGACGATTCGGGATAAAGGGTATTGATGGCAATCAATTCCTTGACGTTGGGCCCCCAGCCGGTCAAGGGGCGCTGGAAAAAATAATCCAGGCCGATATGGGCCAAGCGAAAGCGGGTCCCGAGAGAACTCAAGGGCACATGCTGCCAGTCGCCGGAGAGGAGTGCCTGCCAGGTATCCGATTCATCGGTGAGTCGCGCGAACATCGCCGGCCCGAAGCCGTATCCGACCAGAACGGCGACCACCGCCAGCGTCCCGACCAGCGTTCGCAACTGACCCGCCGGCCCCTCTGCCCGCCGGACATACAGACAGGCCAGGGCAAGCAGTACGGCAGCCACGGTGGATATCCACGAAGCCCGGGAAGACAAGGTCACCCAGACGTAAAGCAGCAGTCCCAGCACCGGCAACAGGGCGACCGTGGCCACCCCGGGCCGGCGGAACAGCGCGCTCCTCTGCTCGTTGAGCCACAGGATCAGCCCCAGGAGCCCGGCGTCGATCAGCGGTGCGGTGTTGTTGCGGTTGACACCCAGAGCCTTTTGCCAATTTGCATAATCGAAGATCGGCCCCGGTTCGAACCAGTGACCGTCCAGGAGGATCTTGATCGACAAGCCCGCAAGTGCCAGCAGCAGGCTGATGCGCACCCGCTCCGCCCGGCCCTGTAAGGCTGCGGCGAACAGGGGAATGAAGGCGTAACCGTAGACCTCGATGAAAGACGGCAGCTTTTTCAGATCCAGCAGATAGAATTCGATCACGCCCAGGACAGTGACATAAACGACCCAGGCGGCGCCGATGCGGACCATCGGGTCCGCCCACAGGCGTGCCCGATGATGGATCAGGTGCCAAAGGAAAGGCGCGGCCAACAGAGCGAGCGACACGTTGGCCAGGGCCTTGGACAAAGCGAGGCCCAGCGAGAAACCACCCAGCGCGGCCCATTCACAGCGAGTAACCCAGGCCGGTTCGGCGGCGTGATGCGCGGCGGTCACCGCCGGCGACAAAGTATCGTTCATGCCCTGTTCTGTGGGTGGGGCGGCTTCGCGCCGCCGGATAGATCAAGAATCTCCCGGTAAGTCCGGTCGTTGTCCCGCACCATGCGGGCGATGGAATAATGTTGCAACACCAGGCTTCTTCCCTCGGCCCCATATGACCTTCCGCGATCTGGCTTGTCCAGCAGCTTCAACAGCGCCTCGGCCAAACCCCGGCTGTCGCCCGGTTCGACCAGATAGCCGTTGACGCCGTCGCGTACCGCCTCGGGTATGCCTCCGGCTCTGCAGGCGACGATGGGGACCCCGCAGGCGGCGGCCTCCAGCAAGGATACGCCCAAACCTTCCATCCAGGCCGGATGCACCAGGATATCGAAACAAGGCATGATCCGGGGAAGGTCGGAGCGAAAACCCGCGAATCTGACCGTGGCATCCAGGCCCCGCTCGCGCACGCTGCGCTGCAGTTCCTCCTGCAGGGGCCCCTGGCCGAATATCAGTACCTGCACATCGGGATGTCGGGCCAACACGGCCGGCAAGGCATCGAAGAGCACCGTGTGACCCTTGCGCGGTATCAGTTGCGCGACCGTCGCAAGGACGGGACTGCCGCCGCGCAGCCCGAATTCGGCTAGGAAGGAAGCCTTATCGCATTCCGGACGATAAAGCTCGGTATCCACGGCGCTGGGAATGCAGCGGACCTTCTCGGCCGGGACGCCGGCCTGCAGCAGCACCTGCCGTATACCTTCCGAAATGGTCACGATGGTCCGGAACAAGGGAAACTTGCGGCGCAGATCGAAGCGGCCCGGCGGATTGTCAACCCGCCGGCTGTGTATCATGGGCCGGTTCTCCAGCCAGCCCGCCCAAGCGCCCAGCATGTCGCCGCGGCGGCTGTGGATATGCAGCAAATCGGGCTTTTCCAAGCGTATGAGCTGGCGCAGACGGGGGATGAAGCCGAGGTCCAGGTCGCCCTTGAACTTCAACGGACAGACCTTGACGGCCGGGTTGCGGATCGC includes:
- the hslO gene encoding Hsp33 family molecular chaperone HslO, with the translated sequence MSEQDSFRRFTFENIGVRGEWVHLDANWQSVLERHPYPPVVAKQLGQALAAVVLLSATIKFEGSLILQVQGQGPLHTLVAQCTHERTIRGLAQWGAEVPDASLAEVFGPGRLVLTVKQEGAEPYQGIVGLEGDSLAHALQSYFSQSEQLATRLWLAADGKRVAGLFIQELPSQHGSRDDWNRIALLADTVSECELLQLPGEALLYRLFHEEEVRLYPPEPVAFRCGCSRDKISSVLRGLGREELEAILSEQGKIEVNCEFCNLHYLFDAVDVHALLADSVVLAPNARH
- a CDS encoding LexA family transcriptional regulator translates to MSEPTSSPRGGKRAGAGRKPGTGSYSEPTELIRVPVSLLPVVRAWLAGRMKTPPPDARLPSLSHREQHLPLFGSRVPAGLPSPADDHLEDSIDLHEELIHHPAATFFVRVQGESMTGAGIFDGDLLVIDRALEPKPGAVVVAVVDGELTVKRLKVENGRIWLMPENPAFRPLEIRDGMDLVIWGVVKHTVRSF
- the msrA gene encoding peptide-methionine (S)-S-oxide reductase MsrA, which codes for MPVPELHAVSGHRMLPPWPDNLEQAMFGLGCFWGAERLFWRQQGVYLTAVGYAGGLTPNPTYQEVCSGLTGHAEVVWLLFDPAIISYESLLRLFWESHDPTQGMRQGNDIGTQYRSAIYAYGEAQLAAAKASRQAFQVSLHQADLGAITTEIGPAPRFYYAEPYHQQYLAKNPNGYCGLGGLDIPCPGF
- a CDS encoding glycosyltransferase, producing the protein MKVLHVEMGRYLYGGARQVAYLLDGLAQYPGEHVLACAQGAEIAGAIRNPAVKVCPLKFKGDLDLGFIPRLRQLIRLEKPDLLHIHSRRGDMLGAWAGWLENRPMIHSRRVDNPPGRFDLRRKFPLFRTIVTISEGIRQVLLQAGVPAEKVRCIPSAVDTELYRPECDKASFLAEFGLRGGSPVLATVAQLIPRKGHTVLFDALPAVLARHPDVQVLIFGQGPLQEELQRSVRERGLDATVRFAGFRSDLPRIMPCFDILVHPAWMEGLGVSLLEAAACGVPIVACRAGGIPEAVRDGVNGYLVEPGDSRGLAEALLKLLDKPDRGRSYGAEGRSLVLQHYSIARMVRDNDRTYREILDLSGGAKPPHPQNRA
- a CDS encoding EVE domain-containing protein; translated protein: MKFWLMKSEPGEFGIDDLEKRPGQTEHWDGVRNYQARNMMRDEMQPGDQVLFYHSNCETPGVVGIARVARSAYPDHTAFDPNDKHYDPASDPAKPRWFMVDVQFVRKLERTISLSELKDRPELEGLALVRRGNRLSVMPVSEGQWQFILSLE
- the msbA gene encoding lipid A export permease/ATP-binding protein MsbA, which encodes MPRSQSSPTEIDGFAIYRRLLQYSRPYWKVFSVSVVAMIVYSMLGPAFAKLLQPLIDGSFIDQDPEILRAAPYILIALSLVRGVTGYAGEYCSGWVGRRIVADMRRKLFDQLLNLPSGFFDKASSGELLSKLLYNTEQVANAMTVGLVNMLKDGLSMIGLTALMMYENIQLSLIFLVVAPLLGFSIRKISKRFRRISMRIQESMGSVGHVTQEVIDAQRIVKVFNGKSYETEKFGKENERNQKRQMKLIATDAMSGAVIQFIYMCGFAAILFVISIDSVRAGITPGSLISFVAAMAMMQSPVKRFTNSLGNIQRGIAAGDSIFRMLDLEREIDTGSLELDTVQGRIEYRDIVLAYGERAEKALDGVSLEVPAGRTIALVGQSGSGKTSLIRLLPRLYEPTTGRIYIDGRDIREFSLDNLRSHIAYVGQEVTLFNDTVASNIAYGSRGAVTPEQIREAARAAYALSFIEELPQGFDTQVGQHGVVLSGGQRQRIAIARALLKNAPILILDEATSALDAESERYVQQALEALMRNRTTLVIAHRLSTIHNADRIFVMREGRIVEQGSHAELLAANGYYTELNRMQFHTAAAA
- a CDS encoding polysialyltransferase family glycosyltransferase — encoded protein: MPPSGEFHAQVNVYCVASPLHYLAVKRIAKDFEREGRQVLLYYQRGVEAIVRKEDWDAVYFLPWPRKRPLPGLFGQHRRLLENLRNVAALVGPCDVIHLHAPVFDAEGTNYFLRGLPRLTGATKLSARILPDGLISIRRYPLSLWKHFTHFVRKARRLVSPELDYWCFSGDRIGSDAPFVDRIYTLPGLPHEYPADKVVVLPPLVEPSGDATRSSGPRALVIGQPLTGNSLLAEADLPRLTERIHRWLADRGVEMVDYKGHPRDPRLELKQSGDTLLTLDEPIESYMSHTHYDFVVGVRSSALLFARQIYGPDTRVAAFGWDLVQFKSDREREDMAQVFSQVGVEMLPSVD
- a CDS encoding response regulator transcription factor; the encoded protein is MSTDISEHPRLLLVDDDETYCMVLEQALANRHYEVHVAHDVESGIALAEKIEPEYAVVDLRIGFDSGLALVKRLVELDGNTRIVILTGYASIATAVEAIKLGAIHYLTKPADADEIVAAFHKETGDDRVEIKEKPLSVKRLEWEHLQKVLVEHLGNISAAARALGMHRRTLQRKLEKRPVKD
- a CDS encoding O-antigen ligase, with translation MNDTLSPAVTAAHHAAEPAWVTRCEWAALGGFSLGLALSKALANVSLALLAAPFLWHLIHHRARLWADPMVRIGAAWVVYVTVLGVIEFYLLDLKKLPSFIEVYGYAFIPLFAAALQGRAERVRISLLLALAGLSIKILLDGHWFEPGPIFDYANWQKALGVNRNNTAPLIDAGLLGLILWLNEQRSALFRRPGVATVALLPVLGLLLYVWVTLSSRASWISTVAAVLLALACLYVRRAEGPAGQLRTLVGTLAVVAVLVGYGFGPAMFARLTDESDTWQALLSGDWQHVPLSSLGTRFRLAHIGLDYFFQRPLTGWGPNVKELIAINTLYPESSDNVQLHNGMVELLVRTGLIGVAFYAAAALVVYRAARELPTILPHGTALFAGLMGTFAIIVLNNFSISLIYFQHGWQLILFAGGLAYGHRYRFDAPQKV
- a CDS encoding M48 family metallopeptidase, with the translated sequence MRLSIFPLLGLLALAGCATSPLGRTQFAVLPDEQMAVMGDQAFVNLKRNQALERDSRTNAYVTCVAEAVVRQVGGQWEIAVFQDPSPNAFALPGGKLGVHSGILAVATNQHELATVIAHEIAHVLSRHTNERVSQELALKQGLSAVQAVADPVSPTGQALMGLLGVGAEYGILMPYNRLQESEADLLGLDLMARAGFDPSQSLALWQNMDKVSGAQPVEFLSTHPSHATRMQDLQRRIPNATALSRQAQANGLVPRCDDLRTR
- a CDS encoding ATP-binding protein, giving the protein MNMEPLPNIPFSYATDNSARKNLRWLFVLRNLMLLAEILTVLISVYGLDIQLHQAALTGIITVGGLLNWYTWLRLSDERPVTDIELFAQLGCDVLTITAILYYTGGATNPIAWFFLLPLIIAATVLPQAFTWYMVVFASSCYTALMGFYEPLPKIVPMTLADDAPAHLHLMMEHHDIQLHVFGMWFGFVFSAVLVAYFVVGMADTLRERERKLSEVREQALRNERVVALGTLAAGAAHEMGTPLGTMAILIRELEREYEESDSDVLVKKMRILREQVNRCKEALSVMSASAGELRAESGHVMPLPRYIDEVVESWKLQRIKVKLEVYAQGVKPPPSILAERTLTHALVNILNNAAEVSPEGIEFRARWQRDQVILEILDEGPGIAPTVSANLGKAPVSSKEHGLGVGLFLAFSTIERLGGQIEMLDRPNHTGTLTRITLPLAGSGEQL